One Aegilops tauschii subsp. strangulata cultivar AL8/78 chromosome 7, Aet v6.0, whole genome shotgun sequence genomic window carries:
- the LOC109753663 gene encoding peroxidase 70, with amino-acid sequence MASRTWHFLLALFLLSSAAYGQLSPSFYATSCPLLELTVRATMIAALLAERRMGASLLRLHFHDCFVQGCDGSILLDDVGSFVGEKTAFPNVNSVRGYEVIDRIKANVELLCPGVVSCADIVALAARDGTFLLGGPSWAVPLGRRDSTTASLAEANADLPGPTLNLDQLIRAFDKKQLTPRDLTALSGAHTIGFSQCQFFRGHIYNDTNIDPAFAALRRQACPAAAPAGDSNLAPFDAQTQLVFDNAYYRNLVAQRGLLHSDQELFNGASQDALVRQYGSNPALFAADFVAAMIKMGNIAPLTGSSGQIRRNCRVVNS; translated from the exons ATGGCTTCCAGGACATGGCATTTCTTGCTCGCCCTCTTCCTCCTGTCCTCCGCTGCGTATGGGCAGCTCTCGCCGTCCTTCTACGCCACGAGCTGCCCCCTGCTGGAGCTCACCGTGCGCGCCACCATGATCGCTGCGCTCCTCGCCGAGCGCCGaatgggcgcctccctcctcagGCTCCACTTCCATGACTGCTTTGTTCAA GGCTGTGACGGATCCATTCTTCTGGATGACGTGGGCAGCTTCGTCGGCGAGAAGACGGCCTTCCCGAACGTGAACTCCGTGCGCGGCTACGAGGTGATCGACCGGATCAAGGCCAACGTGGAGCTGCTCTGCCCCGGCGTCGTCTCCTGTGCCGACATCGTCGCCCTCGCAGCACGCGACGGCACGTTTCTG CTAGGCGGGCCGAGCTGGGCGGTGCCGCTGGGCCGGCGGGACTCGACGACGGCGAGCCTGGCGGAGGCGAACGCCGACCTCCCGGGGCCGACGCTGAACCTCGACCAGCTCATCCGCGCGTTCGACAAGAAGCAGCTGACCCCGCGGGACCTGACGGCGCTGTCGGGCGCGCACACCATCGGCTTCTCGCAGTGCCAGTTCTTCCGCGGCCACATCTACAACGACACCAACATCGACCCGGCGTTCGCGGCGCTGCGCCGGCAGGCATGCCCCGCCGCGGCCCCCGCCGGCGACTCCAACCTGGCGCCCTTCGACGCGCAGACCCAGCTCGTCTTCGACAACGCCTACTACCGCAACCTAGTCGCCCAACGCGGCCTGCTGCACTCGGATCAGGAGCTCTTCAACGGCGCCTCCCAGGATGCGCTGGTGCGCCAGTACGGCTCCAACCCGGCGCTCTTCGCCGCCGACTTCGTGGCCGCCATGATCAAGATGGGCAACATCGCCCCCCTCACCGGGTCCAGCGGCCAGATCAGGCGCAACTGCAGGGTCGTCAACAGCTAG